In Equus caballus isolate H_3958 breed thoroughbred chromosome 25, TB-T2T, whole genome shotgun sequence, one DNA window encodes the following:
- the REXO4 gene encoding RNA exonuclease 4 isoform X6, producing the protein MRTKSPALLPVVRNLRRRPGFQSVGERRALPGVRAHVPRRARVLPRSLPGSLQLLKQKPQTLEKPLVISQMDSEKQPQIMQQNREASPGKAKRDETGAKKAEHAASGGSAPSGAPAKASRAEHSEKGTKRRTNGDISLTQGDIKHKKRKAKEAAVALAPAPPTEEDIWFDDVDPADIEAAIGPEAAEIARKQLGQSKKSVTLVKEQAFGGLTKALALDCEMVGVGPSREESIAARVSVVNQYGKCVYDKYVKPTQPVTDYRTAVSGIRPEHLRQGEEFEVVQKEVADMLRGRILVGHALHNDLKVLFLDHPKKMIRDTQKYKPFKSHVQSGRPSLKLLAEEILGIRVQQAEHCSMRKLRVREMTALALTEPV; encoded by the exons ATGCGGACAAAGAGCCCCGCGCTGCTCCCAGTCGTGCGGAACCTGAGGCGAAGGCCCGGTTTCCAGTCGGTCGGGGAGAGGCGAGCACTTCCGGGGGTTAGGGCGCACGTGCCGAGACGCGCGCGTGTGCTTCCGAGGTCGCTTCCGGGGTCCCTCCAG ctgctgaAACAAAAACCACAGACCCTGGAAAAGCCTCTTGTTATCTCTCAGATGGATTCCGAAAAGCAGCCCCAAATTATGCAACAAAACAGAGAAGCCAGCCCGGGTAAAGCTAAGAGAGATGAGACGGGGGCAAAAAAAGCAGAGCACGCAGCCAGCGGGGGCTCTGCTCCTTCAGGAGCTCCTGCAAAGGCCAGCCGAGCAGAGCACAGTGAGAAAGGGACCAAGAGAAGGACAAATGGTGACATTTCTCTGACTCAAGGGGACATCAAGCATAAGAAGCGGAAAGCTAAGGAGGCGGCTGTAGCCTTGgctccagccccgcccaccga GGAAGACATCTGGTTCGACGATGTTGACCCAGCGGACATTGAAGCAGCCATCGGCCCAGAGGCAGCCGAAATAGCGAGGAAACAGCTGGGGCAGAGCAAGAAGAGCGTCACGCTGGTGAAGGAGCAGGCCTTCGGCGG TCTGACAAAAGCCTTGGCCCTGGATTGTGAGATGGTGGGCGTGGGCCCCAGCAGGGAAGAGAGCATCGCTGCCCGCGTGTCCGTTGTGAACCAGTACGGGAAGTGTGTTTATGACAAGTACGTCAAGCCTACGCAGCCAGTGACTGACTACAGGACGGCGGTCAGTGGGATCCGGCCAGAGCACCTTCGGCAGG GGGAGGAGTTTGAGGTGGTGCAGAAGGAGGTGGCAGACATGCTGAGGGGCCGCATTCTGGTCGGACACGCGCTGCATAACGATTTAAAG GTGCTGTTTTTAGACCACCCAAAAAAGATGATCCGAGACACACAGAAATATAAACCTTTCAAGAGTCATGTTCAG AGTGGACGGCCATCCCTGAAGCTGCTCGCAGAGGAAATCCTGGGGATCAGGGTGCAGCAGGCAGAGCACTGTTCG atgagaaaactgagggtcagagagatgACAGCACTTGCTTTGACCGAACCTGTCTGA
- the REXO4 gene encoding RNA exonuclease 4 isoform X2 → MDSEKQPQIMQQNREASPGKAKRDETGAKKAEHAASGGSAPSGAPAKASRAEHSEKGTKRRTNGDISLTQGDIKHKKRKAKEAAVALAPAPPTEEDIWFDDVDPADIEAAIGPEAAEIARKQLGQSKKSVTLVKEQAFGGLTKALALDCEMVGVGPSREESIAARVSVVNQYGKCVYDKYVKPTQPVTDYRTAVSGIRPEHLRQGEEFEVVQKEVADMLRGRILVGHALHNDLKVLFLDHPKKMIRDTQKYKPFKSHVQSGRPSLKLLAEEILGIRVQQAEHCSMRKLRVREMTALALTEPV, encoded by the exons ATGGATTCCGAAAAGCAGCCCCAAATTATGCAACAAAACAGAGAAGCCAGCCCGGGTAAAGCTAAGAGAGATGAGACGGGGGCAAAAAAAGCAGAGCACGCAGCCAGCGGGGGCTCTGCTCCTTCAGGAGCTCCTGCAAAGGCCAGCCGAGCAGAGCACAGTGAGAAAGGGACCAAGAGAAGGACAAATGGTGACATTTCTCTGACTCAAGGGGACATCAAGCATAAGAAGCGGAAAGCTAAGGAGGCGGCTGTAGCCTTGgctccagccccgcccaccga GGAAGACATCTGGTTCGACGATGTTGACCCAGCGGACATTGAAGCAGCCATCGGCCCAGAGGCAGCCGAAATAGCGAGGAAACAGCTGGGGCAGAGCAAGAAGAGCGTCACGCTGGTGAAGGAGCAGGCCTTCGGCGG TCTGACAAAAGCCTTGGCCCTGGATTGTGAGATGGTGGGCGTGGGCCCCAGCAGGGAAGAGAGCATCGCTGCCCGCGTGTCCGTTGTGAACCAGTACGGGAAGTGTGTTTATGACAAGTACGTCAAGCCTACGCAGCCAGTGACTGACTACAGGACGGCGGTCAGTGGGATCCGGCCAGAGCACCTTCGGCAGG GGGAGGAGTTTGAGGTGGTGCAGAAGGAGGTGGCAGACATGCTGAGGGGCCGCATTCTGGTCGGACACGCGCTGCATAACGATTTAAAG GTGCTGTTTTTAGACCACCCAAAAAAGATGATCCGAGACACACAGAAATATAAACCTTTCAAGAGTCATGTTCAG AGTGGACGGCCATCCCTGAAGCTGCTCGCAGAGGAAATCCTGGGGATCAGGGTGCAGCAGGCAGAGCACTGTTCG atgagaaaactgagggtcagagagatgACAGCACTTGCTTTGACCGAACCTGTCTGA
- the REXO4 gene encoding RNA exonuclease 4 isoform X4, whose translation MDSEKQPQIMQQNREASPGKAKRDETGAKKAEHAASGGSAPSGAPAKASRAEHSEKGTKRRTNGDISLTQGDIKHKKRKAKEAAVALAPAPPTEEDIWFDDVDPADIEAAIGPEAAEIARKQLGQSKKSVTLVKEQAFGGLTKALALDCEMVGVGPSREESIAARVSVVNQYGKCVYDKYVKPTQPVTDYRTAVSGIRPEHLRQGEEFEVVQKEVADMLRGRILVGHALHNDLKSGRPSLKLLAEEILGIRVQQAEHCSMRKLRVREMTALALTEPV comes from the exons ATGGATTCCGAAAAGCAGCCCCAAATTATGCAACAAAACAGAGAAGCCAGCCCGGGTAAAGCTAAGAGAGATGAGACGGGGGCAAAAAAAGCAGAGCACGCAGCCAGCGGGGGCTCTGCTCCTTCAGGAGCTCCTGCAAAGGCCAGCCGAGCAGAGCACAGTGAGAAAGGGACCAAGAGAAGGACAAATGGTGACATTTCTCTGACTCAAGGGGACATCAAGCATAAGAAGCGGAAAGCTAAGGAGGCGGCTGTAGCCTTGgctccagccccgcccaccga GGAAGACATCTGGTTCGACGATGTTGACCCAGCGGACATTGAAGCAGCCATCGGCCCAGAGGCAGCCGAAATAGCGAGGAAACAGCTGGGGCAGAGCAAGAAGAGCGTCACGCTGGTGAAGGAGCAGGCCTTCGGCGG TCTGACAAAAGCCTTGGCCCTGGATTGTGAGATGGTGGGCGTGGGCCCCAGCAGGGAAGAGAGCATCGCTGCCCGCGTGTCCGTTGTGAACCAGTACGGGAAGTGTGTTTATGACAAGTACGTCAAGCCTACGCAGCCAGTGACTGACTACAGGACGGCGGTCAGTGGGATCCGGCCAGAGCACCTTCGGCAGG GGGAGGAGTTTGAGGTGGTGCAGAAGGAGGTGGCAGACATGCTGAGGGGCCGCATTCTGGTCGGACACGCGCTGCATAACGATTTAAAG AGTGGACGGCCATCCCTGAAGCTGCTCGCAGAGGAAATCCTGGGGATCAGGGTGCAGCAGGCAGAGCACTGTTCG atgagaaaactgagggtcagagagatgACAGCACTTGCTTTGACCGAACCTGTCTGA
- the REXO4 gene encoding RNA exonuclease 4 isoform X1 has translation MDSEKQPQIMQQNREASPGKAKRDETGAKKAEHAASGGSAPSGAPAKASRAEHSEKGTKRRTNGDISLTQGDIKHKKRKAKEAAVALAPAPPTEEDIWFDDVDPADIEAAIGPEAAEIARKQLGQSKKSVTLVKEQAFGGLTKALALDCEMVGVGPSREESIAARVSVVNQYGKCVYDKYVKPTQPVTDYRTAVSGIRPEHLRQGEEFEVVQKEVADMLRGRILVGHALHNDLKVLFLDHPKKMIRDTQKYKPFKSHVQSGRPSLKLLAEEILGIRVQQAEHCSIQDAQAAMRLYVMVKKEWESVARDRRPAAADPARGSDDI, from the exons ATGGATTCCGAAAAGCAGCCCCAAATTATGCAACAAAACAGAGAAGCCAGCCCGGGTAAAGCTAAGAGAGATGAGACGGGGGCAAAAAAAGCAGAGCACGCAGCCAGCGGGGGCTCTGCTCCTTCAGGAGCTCCTGCAAAGGCCAGCCGAGCAGAGCACAGTGAGAAAGGGACCAAGAGAAGGACAAATGGTGACATTTCTCTGACTCAAGGGGACATCAAGCATAAGAAGCGGAAAGCTAAGGAGGCGGCTGTAGCCTTGgctccagccccgcccaccga GGAAGACATCTGGTTCGACGATGTTGACCCAGCGGACATTGAAGCAGCCATCGGCCCAGAGGCAGCCGAAATAGCGAGGAAACAGCTGGGGCAGAGCAAGAAGAGCGTCACGCTGGTGAAGGAGCAGGCCTTCGGCGG TCTGACAAAAGCCTTGGCCCTGGATTGTGAGATGGTGGGCGTGGGCCCCAGCAGGGAAGAGAGCATCGCTGCCCGCGTGTCCGTTGTGAACCAGTACGGGAAGTGTGTTTATGACAAGTACGTCAAGCCTACGCAGCCAGTGACTGACTACAGGACGGCGGTCAGTGGGATCCGGCCAGAGCACCTTCGGCAGG GGGAGGAGTTTGAGGTGGTGCAGAAGGAGGTGGCAGACATGCTGAGGGGCCGCATTCTGGTCGGACACGCGCTGCATAACGATTTAAAG GTGCTGTTTTTAGACCACCCAAAAAAGATGATCCGAGACACACAGAAATATAAACCTTTCAAGAGTCATGTTCAG AGTGGACGGCCATCCCTGAAGCTGCTCGCAGAGGAAATCCTGGGGATCAGGGTGCAGCAGGCAGAGCACTGTTCG ATTCAGGATGCCCAGGCGGCAATGAGGCTGTACGTCATGGTGAAGAAGGAGTGGGAGAGCGTTGCCCGAGACAGGCGCCCCGCAGCCGCTGATCCAGCCCGTGGCAGTGACGACATCTAG
- the REXO4 gene encoding RNA exonuclease 4 isoform X5 has translation MRTKSPALLPVVRNLRRRPGFQSVGERRALPGVRAHVPRRARVLPRSLPGSLQLLKQKPQTLEKPLVISQMDSEKQPQIMQQNREASPGKAKRDETGAKKAEHAASGGSAPSGAPAKASRAEHSEKGTKRRTNGDISLTQGDIKHKKRKAKEAAVALAPAPPTEEDIWFDDVDPADIEAAIGPEAAEIARKQLGQSKKSVTLVKEQAFGGLTKALALDCEMVGVGPSREESIAARVSVVNQYGKCVYDKYVKPTQPVTDYRTAVSGIRPEHLRQGEEFEVVQKEVADMLRGRILVGHALHNDLKVLFLDHPKKMIRDTQKYKPFKSHVQSGRPSLKLLAEEILGIRVQQAEHCSIQDAQAAMRLYVMVKKEWESVARDRRPAAADPARGSDDI, from the exons ATGCGGACAAAGAGCCCCGCGCTGCTCCCAGTCGTGCGGAACCTGAGGCGAAGGCCCGGTTTCCAGTCGGTCGGGGAGAGGCGAGCACTTCCGGGGGTTAGGGCGCACGTGCCGAGACGCGCGCGTGTGCTTCCGAGGTCGCTTCCGGGGTCCCTCCAG ctgctgaAACAAAAACCACAGACCCTGGAAAAGCCTCTTGTTATCTCTCAGATGGATTCCGAAAAGCAGCCCCAAATTATGCAACAAAACAGAGAAGCCAGCCCGGGTAAAGCTAAGAGAGATGAGACGGGGGCAAAAAAAGCAGAGCACGCAGCCAGCGGGGGCTCTGCTCCTTCAGGAGCTCCTGCAAAGGCCAGCCGAGCAGAGCACAGTGAGAAAGGGACCAAGAGAAGGACAAATGGTGACATTTCTCTGACTCAAGGGGACATCAAGCATAAGAAGCGGAAAGCTAAGGAGGCGGCTGTAGCCTTGgctccagccccgcccaccga GGAAGACATCTGGTTCGACGATGTTGACCCAGCGGACATTGAAGCAGCCATCGGCCCAGAGGCAGCCGAAATAGCGAGGAAACAGCTGGGGCAGAGCAAGAAGAGCGTCACGCTGGTGAAGGAGCAGGCCTTCGGCGG TCTGACAAAAGCCTTGGCCCTGGATTGTGAGATGGTGGGCGTGGGCCCCAGCAGGGAAGAGAGCATCGCTGCCCGCGTGTCCGTTGTGAACCAGTACGGGAAGTGTGTTTATGACAAGTACGTCAAGCCTACGCAGCCAGTGACTGACTACAGGACGGCGGTCAGTGGGATCCGGCCAGAGCACCTTCGGCAGG GGGAGGAGTTTGAGGTGGTGCAGAAGGAGGTGGCAGACATGCTGAGGGGCCGCATTCTGGTCGGACACGCGCTGCATAACGATTTAAAG GTGCTGTTTTTAGACCACCCAAAAAAGATGATCCGAGACACACAGAAATATAAACCTTTCAAGAGTCATGTTCAG AGTGGACGGCCATCCCTGAAGCTGCTCGCAGAGGAAATCCTGGGGATCAGGGTGCAGCAGGCAGAGCACTGTTCG ATTCAGGATGCCCAGGCGGCAATGAGGCTGTACGTCATGGTGAAGAAGGAGTGGGAGAGCGTTGCCCGAGACAGGCGCCCCGCAGCCGCTGATCCAGCCCGTGGCAGTGACGACATCTAG
- the REXO4 gene encoding RNA exonuclease 4 isoform X7 → MVTHLGGPGDSGRLRMAQLEVACLEDIWFDDVDPADIEAAIGPEAAEIARKQLGQSKKSVTLVKEQAFGGLTKALALDCEMVGVGPSREESIAARVSVVNQYGKCVYDKYVKPTQPVTDYRTAVSGIRPEHLRQGEEFEVVQKEVADMLRGRILVGHALHNDLKVLFLDHPKKMIRDTQKYKPFKSHVQSGRPSLKLLAEEILGIRVQQAEHCSIQDAQAAMRLYVMVKKEWESVARDRRPAAADPARGSDDI, encoded by the exons ATGGTCACTCACCTGGGGGGACCAGGAGACAGTGGCCGCCTCCGAATGGCTCAGCTGGAGGTGGCGTGCTT GGAAGACATCTGGTTCGACGATGTTGACCCAGCGGACATTGAAGCAGCCATCGGCCCAGAGGCAGCCGAAATAGCGAGGAAACAGCTGGGGCAGAGCAAGAAGAGCGTCACGCTGGTGAAGGAGCAGGCCTTCGGCGG TCTGACAAAAGCCTTGGCCCTGGATTGTGAGATGGTGGGCGTGGGCCCCAGCAGGGAAGAGAGCATCGCTGCCCGCGTGTCCGTTGTGAACCAGTACGGGAAGTGTGTTTATGACAAGTACGTCAAGCCTACGCAGCCAGTGACTGACTACAGGACGGCGGTCAGTGGGATCCGGCCAGAGCACCTTCGGCAGG GGGAGGAGTTTGAGGTGGTGCAGAAGGAGGTGGCAGACATGCTGAGGGGCCGCATTCTGGTCGGACACGCGCTGCATAACGATTTAAAG GTGCTGTTTTTAGACCACCCAAAAAAGATGATCCGAGACACACAGAAATATAAACCTTTCAAGAGTCATGTTCAG AGTGGACGGCCATCCCTGAAGCTGCTCGCAGAGGAAATCCTGGGGATCAGGGTGCAGCAGGCAGAGCACTGTTCG ATTCAGGATGCCCAGGCGGCAATGAGGCTGTACGTCATGGTGAAGAAGGAGTGGGAGAGCGTTGCCCGAGACAGGCGCCCCGCAGCCGCTGATCCAGCCCGTGGCAGTGACGACATCTAG
- the REXO4 gene encoding RNA exonuclease 4 isoform X3: MDSEKQPQIMQQNREASPGKAKRDETGAKKAEHAASGGSAPSGAPAKASRAEHSEKGTKRRTNGDISLTQGDIKHKKRKAKEAAVALAPAPPTEEDIWFDDVDPADIEAAIGPEAAEIARKQLGQSKKSVTLVKEQAFGGLTKALALDCEMVGVGPSREESIAARVSVVNQYGKCVYDKYVKPTQPVTDYRTAVSGIRPEHLRQGEEFEVVQKEVADMLRGRILVGHALHNDLKSGRPSLKLLAEEILGIRVQQAEHCSIQDAQAAMRLYVMVKKEWESVARDRRPAAADPARGSDDI, encoded by the exons ATGGATTCCGAAAAGCAGCCCCAAATTATGCAACAAAACAGAGAAGCCAGCCCGGGTAAAGCTAAGAGAGATGAGACGGGGGCAAAAAAAGCAGAGCACGCAGCCAGCGGGGGCTCTGCTCCTTCAGGAGCTCCTGCAAAGGCCAGCCGAGCAGAGCACAGTGAGAAAGGGACCAAGAGAAGGACAAATGGTGACATTTCTCTGACTCAAGGGGACATCAAGCATAAGAAGCGGAAAGCTAAGGAGGCGGCTGTAGCCTTGgctccagccccgcccaccga GGAAGACATCTGGTTCGACGATGTTGACCCAGCGGACATTGAAGCAGCCATCGGCCCAGAGGCAGCCGAAATAGCGAGGAAACAGCTGGGGCAGAGCAAGAAGAGCGTCACGCTGGTGAAGGAGCAGGCCTTCGGCGG TCTGACAAAAGCCTTGGCCCTGGATTGTGAGATGGTGGGCGTGGGCCCCAGCAGGGAAGAGAGCATCGCTGCCCGCGTGTCCGTTGTGAACCAGTACGGGAAGTGTGTTTATGACAAGTACGTCAAGCCTACGCAGCCAGTGACTGACTACAGGACGGCGGTCAGTGGGATCCGGCCAGAGCACCTTCGGCAGG GGGAGGAGTTTGAGGTGGTGCAGAAGGAGGTGGCAGACATGCTGAGGGGCCGCATTCTGGTCGGACACGCGCTGCATAACGATTTAAAG AGTGGACGGCCATCCCTGAAGCTGCTCGCAGAGGAAATCCTGGGGATCAGGGTGCAGCAGGCAGAGCACTGTTCG ATTCAGGATGCCCAGGCGGCAATGAGGCTGTACGTCATGGTGAAGAAGGAGTGGGAGAGCGTTGCCCGAGACAGGCGCCCCGCAGCCGCTGATCCAGCCCGTGGCAGTGACGACATCTAG